The following proteins are co-located in the Oceanispirochaeta sp. genome:
- a CDS encoding carbohydrate ABC transporter permease: MKKAKISKYFFIYTMLGIGSTISLIPLLWLIRCSFMSTEDMFKLPLILVPKSLNLQNYVDVFTMVPFARFYLNTIVIVLINIIGALISNLSIAYGLARIDFRGRKLMFSLSIGTLMLPAYVQLIPLFLEWNFIGGINTWLPLTVPAFFGNAFFIFMLYQFLRTIPRDYDEAAFMDGANYPAIIVKVILPLAKPAMAVVAIFQFMFTWNDFMAPLLFLNDTKLFTLAIGLRTFISTFYTPWGVLMAAATLTVLPLILLFFMAQKYFVSGLTMGGIKG; the protein is encoded by the coding sequence ATGAAAAAAGCAAAAATATCAAAATATTTTTTCATTTATACAATGCTGGGAATAGGGTCGACCATAAGCCTGATCCCTCTCCTCTGGCTGATAAGATGCTCTTTTATGTCAACCGAAGATATGTTCAAACTCCCCCTGATCCTCGTACCAAAAAGTTTGAATCTACAAAACTACGTTGATGTTTTTACCATGGTGCCCTTCGCCCGTTTCTACTTGAATACAATCGTGATTGTTCTGATCAATATTATCGGAGCCCTTATTTCCAATCTGTCAATAGCCTATGGATTGGCTAGAATTGACTTTAGGGGAAGGAAATTGATGTTCTCCCTGAGTATTGGAACCTTGATGCTGCCTGCCTATGTTCAACTGATTCCTCTCTTTTTGGAATGGAACTTTATTGGAGGCATTAATACATGGCTGCCTTTAACGGTACCTGCTTTTTTCGGAAATGCCTTCTTCATATTTATGCTCTATCAATTCCTCAGGACAATCCCAAGGGATTATGATGAAGCCGCATTTATGGATGGTGCAAATTACCCCGCGATCATCGTCAAGGTCATTTTACCTCTGGCGAAACCGGCTATGGCTGTTGTGGCTATTTTCCAGTTTATGTTCACATGGAATGATTTTATGGCACCCCTGCTCTTTCTCAATGATACAAAATTGTTCACCCTGGCCATCGGGCTCAGGACATTTATATCTACCTTTTATACTCCATGGGGTGTATTGATGGCCGCGGCAACCTTAACGGTTCTACCATTGATCCTGTTATTCTTCATGGCACAAAAGTATTTTGTTTCCGGCCTGACAATGGGTGGAATCAAAGGTTAA
- a CDS encoding AraC family transcriptional regulator, with translation MEFVLLPELSRLYAENCGLAILPPGWIHRKRNIDTSVLILGYQGEVMMSEESSPINIKPSTFCILSEGKNHCGIEKLKEKAKYYWIHFKTASPPQFMSEKEATIILNSKEITKARLNDSLLLPRQLNLQNSNVIREAFHELLYEQQNKSFTDQKYQANAKLMMIKLNEMVFEIYNTNSKDMDNKSIVNKIIHMIYENLTDPNFSVKGLADQMCYNPDYLNRHFKRIMKRSMIEYIIDKRIEYSLVGLIDSDHSLSVIARNSGFSSYRNFIRQFKLRKNVIPSEYRNRHRMMHITNK, from the coding sequence ATGGAATTTGTTCTTTTACCGGAACTATCAAGACTCTACGCAGAAAACTGCGGTCTCGCGATTTTACCTCCCGGATGGATTCACAGAAAACGCAACATTGATACATCAGTATTAATCCTCGGATATCAGGGAGAAGTCATGATGAGTGAGGAGTCTTCTCCCATAAACATCAAGCCCTCCACCTTTTGTATTTTATCAGAAGGGAAGAATCATTGTGGTATTGAAAAACTGAAAGAGAAGGCTAAATACTATTGGATTCATTTTAAAACGGCTTCTCCGCCACAATTTATGTCGGAAAAAGAAGCTACTATCATATTGAATAGCAAAGAAATAACAAAAGCCAGACTCAATGATTCACTTCTACTTCCCAGACAGCTGAATTTACAGAATTCCAATGTAATCCGGGAGGCCTTTCATGAATTATTGTACGAGCAGCAAAATAAATCTTTCACTGATCAAAAATATCAGGCCAATGCGAAACTAATGATGATAAAGTTAAATGAAATGGTATTTGAGATCTATAATACTAATTCCAAAGATATGGACAATAAAAGCATCGTTAACAAAATTATTCATATGATTTATGAGAATCTTACAGATCCTAATTTCTCTGTTAAAGGACTGGCAGATCAGATGTGTTACAATCCGGACTATCTGAATAGGCATTTTAAGCGTATTATGAAGCGCTCCATGATCGAATATATTATTGACAAAAGAATAGAGTATTCACTTGTCGGTCTGATCGACAGTGATCATTCACTTTCGGTCATTGCCAGAAATTCAGGGTTTTCATCCTATAGAAACTTCATCCGGCAATTCAAGTTAAGAAAAAATGTCATACCCTCTGAATATAGAAACCGCCACAGAATGATGCATATTACTAATAAATAA
- a CDS encoding DMT family transporter, giving the protein MNYQESLRGRSILLMISSALFFSVMSAFVKMAGDLPSIEKALFRNLISLIIAFTILKVRKQPLWGQKENRKILLLRALTGSLGILFYFYSIDHLILADSSMLNKMSPFFVILFARIILKNPIKPFQIFSLILAVAGSFLIIKPGFQYSTPLPALIGLSSAVFAGLAYTMVSYLGGKENAFTIVFYFSLISTIVCLPFVFINPVLPSLPQFLLLLGAGITAAGGQFLLTAAYKYAPAGEVSVYQYSQIVFASLLGILFFTEIPDLFSLGGYILIFAAGNMISRKGIKSRK; this is encoded by the coding sequence ATGAATTATCAGGAATCCCTCAGAGGCAGATCTATACTATTGATGATATCCTCAGCCCTTTTCTTTTCTGTCATGTCCGCCTTTGTCAAAATGGCCGGAGATCTGCCATCTATAGAAAAGGCTTTATTTCGAAATCTTATCAGCCTGATTATAGCCTTTACCATCCTGAAAGTAAGAAAACAGCCTCTTTGGGGGCAGAAAGAAAACAGAAAGATTCTGCTTTTAAGAGCCCTTACTGGTTCTCTGGGAATTCTGTTTTATTTTTACAGTATCGATCATCTCATTCTGGCAGACTCCTCCATGCTGAACAAGATGAGCCCCTTTTTTGTCATCCTCTTTGCCAGGATTATTCTGAAAAATCCCATAAAACCTTTTCAGATATTTTCACTGATTCTGGCTGTGGCAGGTTCTTTCCTTATTATCAAACCGGGGTTTCAGTATTCCACTCCCCTCCCTGCACTTATCGGACTCTCTTCCGCAGTTTTTGCCGGTCTGGCCTACACAATGGTCAGTTATCTGGGGGGGAAGGAAAACGCTTTCACCATCGTGTTCTACTTCTCTCTGATATCAACAATAGTGTGCCTGCCCTTTGTTTTCATAAATCCGGTCCTGCCATCACTGCCTCAGTTCCTGCTACTTCTCGGAGCAGGAATCACTGCAGCGGGGGGACAATTCCTCCTGACAGCGGCCTATAAATATGCTCCCGCCGGGGAGGTCTCGGTGTATCAATACTCTCAGATTGTATTTGCCAGTCTGCTGGGCATTCTCTTTTTTACAGAAATACCGGATCTATTCAGTCTAGGTGGGTATATTTTGATTTTTGCAGCAGGAAATATGATTTCCCGGAAAGGGATAAAAAGCAGAAAATAA
- a CDS encoding carbohydrate ABC transporter permease codes for MSFKKRGMNDRRQNLWGWILISPLVMGLTLWVVFPMGLSIFTSMTRWDMISKPEFVGFQNYIEIFTKDELFLKSIRNTVYFTLLSVPMQMLVALMGALLLNSSINGKGVFRTIFYLPSLIPIVVSSIMWLWMYNHQYGLINFFLNNLGLDKVKWIDSTEMVIPSLSIMNIWNIGNVIVIFLAGLQGIPDDLMEAVEIDGGNSWHKFHFVILPLLSPIILYNMIVSLIKCLQLFVEPYIMTNGGPVNSSLSFVLHIYNNAFKYGKMGMANAMAWVLFILTMFISLIIFKTSDQWTYYEGDKK; via the coding sequence ATGTCATTTAAAAAAAGAGGAATGAATGATAGGAGGCAGAACCTGTGGGGCTGGATCCTTATTTCTCCCCTGGTGATGGGATTGACTCTTTGGGTTGTTTTTCCAATGGGATTGAGCATCTTCACCAGCATGACCCGTTGGGACATGATAAGTAAACCTGAGTTTGTCGGATTTCAAAATTACATTGAGATCTTTACTAAAGATGAGCTATTTCTGAAATCAATCAGAAACACTGTGTATTTCACCCTTTTAAGCGTCCCCATGCAGATGCTTGTTGCACTCATGGGCGCGCTCCTGCTCAATTCAAGCATCAATGGAAAAGGGGTCTTTCGGACAATCTTCTACCTCCCGTCCCTGATTCCCATCGTGGTCAGCTCCATCATGTGGTTATGGATGTATAATCACCAGTACGGACTCATCAACTTTTTTCTTAACAATCTTGGATTGGATAAGGTTAAATGGATCGACAGTACAGAGATGGTGATTCCCAGTTTGTCTATTATGAATATTTGGAATATCGGGAATGTCATTGTCATATTCCTGGCCGGTCTCCAGGGAATTCCTGATGACCTGATGGAAGCTGTCGAAATTGATGGGGGTAACAGCTGGCATAAATTTCATTTTGTCATATTGCCCCTGCTCAGTCCCATCATCCTTTACAATATGATTGTAAGCCTGATCAAGTGTCTCCAACTTTTTGTTGAACCCTATATTATGACGAATGGCGGTCCTGTAAATTCCTCATTAAGCTTTGTTCTTCATATATATAATAATGCATTCAAATATGGAAAGATGGGTATGGCAAATGCAATGGCCTGGGTTCTTTTTATTCTCACAATGTTTATTTCTCTGATCATTTTCAAGACATCCGATCAGTGGACATATTATGAGGGTGATAAAAAATGA
- a CDS encoding sugar ABC transporter substrate-binding protein, translating into MRKLVFVFISVLLFFSGTALFAEGKADTSDKTVLTYVYWGSPAEDKAIKNALSAFEGAHPGITVEPMYLPGDLDGSTYNAKMKALAASGKLPDVGYFRPEEFGNYAEKDFFLKLDDLIARDNMDKTYIPQTWLKIEGNTYGAYTAAECQVMWYNKDVLKEAGVPLPPTDYTKAWTWDQFVDYLKMITIDTNGKHPGESGFDSGNVARYGVSYDLWSAMYYPSVWSNGGGIISEDGKSVLLDKPETIEAFQNISDLMNVYNVMPLMSGGTNISPSIMMANKQLGFWVTGQWTLLELGAMKNLNLGVAALPIMKKPAQIYLSGVNVVFNSSKNPEEAWELQKWMMNPEKTLDLYTSGLWMPTKESFYSSEADLAKWLDNDVHPEGYREAVVNSMKISVNEPIKIRNINQIWGDYLNAAVESIWIGKSSAKDALTEAAEKIRKSGLLQGTY; encoded by the coding sequence ATGAGAAAACTAGTTTTTGTTTTTATTTCAGTTCTGTTATTTTTTTCTGGGACCGCACTATTTGCTGAAGGCAAGGCCGATACTTCAGACAAAACCGTTTTAACTTATGTATACTGGGGCAGCCCAGCTGAGGATAAAGCAATAAAAAATGCTCTATCCGCCTTTGAAGGAGCCCATCCGGGAATTACTGTAGAGCCTATGTATCTACCGGGTGATCTTGATGGTTCCACTTACAATGCAAAAATGAAAGCTCTTGCTGCATCAGGAAAACTACCAGATGTTGGGTATTTCCGTCCTGAAGAATTCGGAAATTACGCAGAAAAGGACTTTTTTCTAAAACTGGATGACCTTATTGCCAGGGATAATATGGATAAAACCTACATCCCCCAGACCTGGCTTAAGATTGAAGGGAATACTTATGGTGCCTATACTGCCGCTGAGTGTCAGGTCATGTGGTATAACAAAGATGTCCTGAAAGAAGCAGGAGTACCTCTACCACCAACAGATTATACAAAAGCCTGGACATGGGATCAGTTTGTTGATTACCTGAAAATGATTACCATTGATACAAATGGAAAACACCCTGGCGAATCCGGATTTGATTCCGGAAATGTCGCACGTTATGGTGTCAGCTATGACTTATGGTCTGCCATGTATTATCCAAGTGTATGGAGCAATGGCGGAGGGATTATTTCTGAAGATGGAAAATCAGTCCTCCTGGATAAACCGGAAACAATTGAAGCTTTTCAGAATATATCCGATTTGATGAACGTGTATAACGTCATGCCTTTAATGAGTGGCGGGACCAATATATCTCCTTCCATAATGATGGCTAACAAACAACTTGGTTTCTGGGTCACCGGTCAGTGGACTTTACTTGAACTGGGTGCCATGAAGAATCTGAATCTGGGTGTTGCAGCACTACCTATAATGAAAAAACCTGCCCAGATATATTTGAGCGGTGTCAATGTAGTATTCAATTCTTCAAAAAATCCTGAGGAAGCGTGGGAACTGCAAAAATGGATGATGAATCCGGAAAAGACATTAGATCTCTATACATCAGGTCTCTGGATGCCCACAAAAGAGTCCTTCTACAGCTCAGAGGCTGATCTTGCAAAATGGCTTGATAATGACGTCCATCCAGAAGGTTACCGTGAGGCGGTTGTAAATTCCATGAAAATTTCTGTTAATGAACCTATCAAGATCAGGAATATCAACCAGATATGGGGTGATTATCTGAATGCTGCAGTTGAGAGTATCTGGATTGGGAAAAGTTCAGCCAAGGATGCCTTGACTGAGGCTGCCGAAAAAATCAGAAAATCCGGCTTGCTTCAGGGAACATACTAA